The Actinocatenispora sera genome has a window encoding:
- a CDS encoding NUDIX domain-containing protein encodes MSAGQRSDYPVVEHVERPVNPVFSLVSDQVRMPDGEVARRDFLHHVGAVAAVAVDADGSVLLIRQYRHPVGQAMWELPAGLTDVAGEAPVDTARRELAEEADLTARDWQLLAELHTTPGCSDERIRVYLARDVAPVPAHERFERTAEEAGLTTRWVPLADAVAMVTTGELTNATAVAGVLAAARSRENGWTGLRPA; translated from the coding sequence GTGAGCGCCGGCCAGCGGTCCGACTACCCGGTCGTCGAGCACGTCGAGCGGCCCGTCAACCCGGTGTTCTCCCTGGTCAGTGACCAGGTGCGGATGCCCGACGGGGAGGTCGCCCGGCGGGACTTCCTGCACCACGTCGGCGCCGTCGCCGCCGTGGCCGTGGACGCCGACGGGTCGGTGCTGCTCATCCGGCAGTACCGGCACCCGGTCGGGCAGGCGATGTGGGAGTTGCCGGCCGGGCTGACCGACGTGGCGGGGGAGGCGCCGGTGGACACCGCGCGGCGGGAACTGGCCGAGGAGGCCGACCTGACCGCCCGCGACTGGCAGCTGCTCGCCGAGCTGCACACCACGCCCGGCTGCTCGGACGAGCGGATCCGGGTGTACCTCGCGCGGGATGTGGCGCCGGTTCCGGCGCACGAGCGGTTCGAACGCACCGCCGAGGAGGCCGGCCTGACGACCCGCTGGGTGCCGCTGGCGGATGCGGTCGCGATGGTGACGACCGGGGAGCTGACCAACGCCACCGCCGTGGCCGGGGTGCTCGCCGCGGCCCGCAGCCGGGAGAACGGCTGGACCGGCCTGCGCCCGGCCTGA
- a CDS encoding TM2 domain-containing protein — MTYDPGGPYPPSNQGPGGGDNQPASGPGYPTSGAAPGSGGPYRPAPGEPYRGGSLPSPASGPGYPASGPGYPASGPGYPGGGADYPGTASPAGGGPYQQGYQQAYQDPYQQDPYQQDPYQQGYGQPGYPPGYQQQVTPGYGAPGYGQPAFDPVTGEPLSDKTKLMAGLFSILLGGVGVGRFYLGYTGLGVLQIVVTVCTGGVGGIWGIIEGIMILANNSIPDVEGRKLRDN, encoded by the coding sequence ATGACGTACGACCCAGGCGGTCCGTATCCTCCGTCCAACCAGGGTCCCGGCGGTGGAGACAACCAACCTGCCAGCGGGCCCGGCTACCCGACCAGCGGCGCCGCCCCGGGAAGCGGTGGGCCGTACCGACCGGCGCCCGGCGAGCCGTACCGGGGTGGCAGCCTGCCAAGCCCGGCCAGCGGCCCCGGCTACCCCGCGAGTGGGCCCGGCTATCCGGCGAGTGGACCCGGTTACCCGGGCGGCGGCGCCGACTACCCGGGCACGGCGTCCCCGGCGGGCGGCGGCCCCTACCAGCAGGGCTACCAGCAGGCGTACCAGGATCCCTACCAGCAGGATCCCTACCAGCAGGACCCGTACCAGCAGGGTTACGGCCAGCCCGGGTACCCGCCGGGCTACCAGCAGCAGGTGACACCCGGCTACGGGGCACCGGGCTACGGGCAGCCGGCGTTCGACCCGGTCACCGGGGAGCCGCTGTCGGACAAGACGAAGCTGATGGCCGGCCTGTTCAGCATCCTGCTCGGCGGTGTCGGCGTCGGCCGCTTCTACCTGGGCTACACCGGCCTCGGCGTGCTGCAGATCGTCGTCACGGTCTGCACCGGCGGCGTCGGCGGGATCTGGGGGATCATCGAGGGCATCATGATCCTCGCGAACAACTCGATCCCCGACGTCGAGGGCCGCAAGCTGCGCGACAACTGA
- a CDS encoding site-specific tyrosine recombinase XerD — MSTSGAAPDPAPAAEPQVAPELRAAVRAYLDHLLVERALAGNTLSSYRRDLGRYQQWLAAAGVGALEAVGTGHVAQFLATLRGGDERHPPLSVSSAARTVSAVRGLHRFAAAEGLTTGDPAHDVHPPTPGKRLPKALSVYEVEQLLAATGSDSDPDPLVLRDRALLEFLYGTGARISEAVGAAVDDLDLADGTDGTADSTVRLSGKGGKTRLVPVGGYACRAVSAYLTRARPALARAGGGHGALFLNARGGALSRQSAWSILRRAAQRAQLDGSVSPHTLRHSFATHLLDGGADVRVVQELLGHASVTTTQVYTLVTVDKLREVYTTTHPRARA; from the coding sequence ATGTCGACCTCGGGCGCTGCGCCGGATCCGGCGCCCGCTGCGGAGCCGCAGGTCGCGCCGGAGCTGCGCGCGGCGGTCCGCGCCTACCTGGACCACCTGCTGGTGGAGCGCGCGCTGGCCGGCAACACGCTCAGTTCGTACCGGCGGGATCTGGGCCGCTACCAGCAGTGGCTGGCCGCGGCCGGCGTCGGGGCGCTGGAGGCGGTGGGCACCGGGCACGTCGCGCAGTTCCTGGCCACGCTGCGCGGCGGCGACGAGCGGCACCCGCCGCTGTCGGTGTCCTCGGCCGCCCGTACGGTCAGCGCGGTGCGCGGGCTGCACCGGTTCGCCGCCGCGGAGGGGCTGACGACCGGCGACCCGGCGCACGACGTCCACCCGCCGACGCCGGGCAAGCGGCTGCCCAAGGCGCTCTCGGTGTACGAGGTGGAGCAGTTGCTCGCCGCGACCGGCTCGGACAGCGACCCCGATCCGCTGGTGCTGCGGGACCGCGCCCTGCTGGAGTTCCTGTACGGCACCGGTGCGCGCATCTCCGAGGCGGTCGGCGCCGCGGTCGACGACCTGGACCTGGCCGACGGCACGGACGGTACGGCTGACAGCACGGTGCGGCTGTCCGGCAAGGGCGGCAAGACCCGGCTGGTGCCGGTCGGCGGGTACGCCTGCCGGGCGGTCTCGGCGTACCTGACCCGGGCCCGGCCGGCGCTCGCCCGCGCCGGTGGCGGGCACGGTGCGCTGTTCCTCAACGCCCGCGGGGGTGCGCTGTCGAGGCAGAGCGCGTGGTCGATCCTGCGCCGGGCGGCGCAGCGGGCACAGCTGGACGGCTCGGTCTCGCCGCACACGCTGCGTCACTCGTTCGCCACCCACCTGCTGGACGGCGGCGCCGACGTCCGGGTGGTGCAGGAGCTGCTCGGGCACGCCTCGGTGACGACCACGCAGGTCTATACGCTGGTGACGGTCGACAAACTGCGTGAGGTGTACACCACGACCCATCCGCGCGCGCGGGCTTGA
- a CDS encoding ParA family protein translates to MELGAEAELGPADPSAYTIKRPILQPPPVERHGPARIIAMANQKGGVGKTTTTINLGAALAEYGRRVLMVDFDPQGALSVGFGVNPHNLDLTIYNLLMQRDVGLDEVLFKTNVDGLHLLPANIDLSAAEIQLVNEVAREQTLTRVLRPALKEYDYILIDCQPSLGLLTVNALTAAHGVVIPLECEFFSLRGVALLLDTIDKVRERLNFDLELEGILATMYDSRTTHCRQVLQRVVEAFGERVYQTVITRTVRFPETTVAGEPITTWAPSSSGARAYRQLAREVIGQQSLRQGM, encoded by the coding sequence ATGGAGCTCGGCGCTGAGGCGGAGTTGGGTCCGGCAGACCCGTCGGCGTACACGATCAAGCGTCCGATCCTGCAGCCGCCGCCGGTCGAGCGGCACGGGCCGGCCCGCATCATCGCGATGGCCAACCAGAAGGGTGGCGTCGGCAAGACGACCACCACGATCAACCTGGGCGCCGCGCTCGCGGAGTACGGGCGGCGGGTGCTGATGGTCGACTTCGACCCGCAGGGCGCGCTGTCGGTGGGGTTCGGGGTCAACCCGCACAACCTCGACCTGACCATCTACAACCTGCTGATGCAGCGTGACGTCGGGCTGGACGAGGTGCTGTTCAAGACCAACGTCGACGGGCTGCACCTGCTGCCGGCCAACATCGACCTGTCCGCGGCCGAGATCCAGCTGGTCAACGAGGTGGCGCGGGAGCAGACGCTGACCCGGGTGCTGCGCCCGGCGCTCAAGGAGTACGACTACATCCTGATCGACTGCCAGCCGTCGCTCGGGCTGCTGACGGTCAACGCGCTGACCGCCGCGCACGGCGTGGTGATCCCGCTGGAGTGCGAGTTCTTCAGCCTGCGCGGGGTGGCGCTGCTGCTCGACACGATCGACAAGGTGCGCGAGCGGCTCAACTTCGACCTGGAGCTGGAAGGCATCCTCGCCACCATGTACGACTCGCGCACCACGCACTGCCGGCAGGTGCTGCAGCGCGTGGTCGAGGCGTTCGGTGAGCGGGTCTACCAGACCGTCATCACCCGCACGGTGCGGTTCCCGGAGACCACGGTGGCCGGTGAGCCGATCACCACCTGGGCGCCCTCGTCGTCCGGCGCCCGGGCGTACCGGCAGCTTGCCCGCGAGGTCATCGGCCAGCAGTCGCTGCGCCAGGGGATGTAG
- a CDS encoding CTP synthase, which produces MAGSARTTKHIFVTGGVASSLGKGLTASSLGNLLTARGLRVVMQKLDPYLNVDPGTMNPFQHGEVFVTEDGAETDLDVGHYERFLDSPLGAYANVTTGQVYSTVIAKERRGEYLGDTVQVIPHITNEIKERIRAMAVPGPGGQVPDVVITEVGGTVGDIESLPFLEAIRQLRHDIGRDNCFYLHVSLVPYLAPSGELKTKPTQHSVAALRNIGIQPDAIVCRSDRDIPAGVKAKIGLYCDVEAEAVIGCPDAPSIYDIPKVLHREGLDAYVVRRMDLPFRDVDWTRWDDLLHRVHRPRGSVTIALVGKYVDLPDAYLSVTEALRAGGFAHRVHVDIRWVGSDDCETPAGAAAALRGVDGVLIPGGFGVRGIEGKIGAVRYARENAIPTLGLCLGLQCMVIETLRNVAGLDGADSAEFDERAAHPVIATMADQRDVVAGERDMGGTMRLGAYPATLAAGSQVAQAYETTEVSERHRHRYEVNNAYRDKLAAAGVEISGTSPDGRLVEFVEMRREVHPFFVATQAHPEFKSRPTRPHPLFRAFVAAAVDYEQAERLPVTLPDTDDDDVSPVAATHVTAPRAAVSGASS; this is translated from the coding sequence TTGGCCGGCTCGGCGCGCACGACCAAACACATCTTCGTCACCGGGGGCGTCGCCTCATCGCTCGGCAAGGGCCTGACCGCCTCCAGTCTCGGTAACCTGCTCACCGCGCGCGGGCTGCGCGTGGTGATGCAGAAGCTCGACCCGTACCTCAACGTGGATCCGGGCACCATGAACCCGTTCCAGCACGGCGAGGTGTTCGTGACCGAGGACGGCGCGGAGACCGACCTGGACGTCGGCCACTACGAGCGGTTCCTCGACTCGCCGCTCGGCGCGTACGCCAACGTCACCACCGGCCAGGTCTACTCGACGGTGATCGCGAAGGAACGCCGCGGCGAGTACCTGGGTGACACCGTCCAGGTGATCCCGCACATCACCAACGAGATCAAGGAACGGATCCGGGCGATGGCGGTGCCCGGCCCCGGCGGCCAGGTGCCGGACGTGGTGATCACCGAGGTCGGTGGCACCGTCGGGGACATCGAGTCGCTGCCGTTCCTGGAGGCGATCCGGCAGCTGCGGCACGACATCGGCCGGGACAACTGCTTCTACCTGCACGTGTCGCTGGTGCCCTACCTGGCACCGTCCGGCGAGCTGAAGACCAAGCCGACCCAGCACTCGGTGGCGGCGCTGCGCAACATCGGCATCCAGCCGGACGCGATCGTCTGCCGTTCCGACCGCGACATCCCGGCCGGCGTCAAGGCGAAGATCGGGCTGTACTGCGACGTCGAGGCCGAGGCGGTCATCGGCTGCCCGGACGCGCCGAGCATCTACGACATCCCGAAGGTGCTGCACCGCGAGGGGCTGGACGCGTACGTGGTGCGCCGGATGGACCTGCCGTTCCGGGACGTCGACTGGACCCGCTGGGACGACCTGCTGCACCGGGTGCACCGGCCGCGCGGCAGCGTGACGATCGCGCTGGTCGGCAAGTACGTCGACCTGCCCGACGCGTACCTGTCGGTCACCGAGGCGTTGCGCGCCGGCGGCTTCGCGCACCGGGTACACGTGGACATCCGGTGGGTGGGCAGCGACGACTGCGAGACCCCGGCCGGTGCGGCGGCGGCGCTGCGCGGGGTGGACGGGGTGCTGATCCCGGGCGGGTTCGGGGTGCGCGGCATCGAGGGGAAGATCGGCGCGGTCCGCTACGCGCGGGAGAACGCGATCCCGACACTCGGGTTGTGCCTCGGGCTGCAGTGCATGGTCATCGAGACGCTGCGCAACGTGGCCGGTCTGGATGGCGCCGACTCGGCCGAGTTCGACGAGCGCGCCGCGCACCCGGTGATCGCCACCATGGCCGACCAGCGAGACGTGGTGGCCGGTGAGCGCGACATGGGCGGCACCATGCGGCTCGGCGCGTACCCGGCGACGCTCGCGGCCGGCTCGCAGGTGGCCCAGGCGTACGAGACGACCGAGGTCAGCGAGCGCCACCGGCACCGGTACGAGGTGAACAACGCCTACCGCGACAAGCTGGCCGCGGCCGGCGTCGAGATCAGCGGTACGTCGCCGGACGGCCGGCTGGTGGAGTTCGTCGAGATGCGCCGGGAGGTGCACCCGTTCTTCGTCGCCACCCAGGCGCACCCGGAGTTCAAGTCCCGGCCGACCCGGCCACACCCGCTGTTCCGCGCGTTCGTCGCCGCCGCGGTCGACTACGAGCAGGCCGAGCGGCTGCCGGTGACGCTGCCCGACACCGACGACGACGATGTCTCGCCCGTGGCCGCCACCCACGTGACCGCGCCGCGTGCGGCGGTGTCGGGGGCGAGCTCGTGA